One stretch of Lucilia cuprina isolate Lc7/37 chromosome 6, ASM2204524v1, whole genome shotgun sequence DNA includes these proteins:
- the LOC111688370 gene encoding protein takeout, with amino-acid sequence FNSLNFPYRFTASSIVPCHRDDPDLDNCIIKAVDNIRPLLAHGDLGDGYHSPPLEPLYLDNIELGRGGQFHAVFSDMVVRGGSNFIINKLTANASNLAFDVTLTLPRIDFTAKYLMKLNILLLDLQGRGNVKGYAENAKALVKIRGVRVPQDGVEYVRFTKLPLKINIDVFKMHLDNLFNGDRVLGEVGNTIINDNRDLYLNEIIPGLEKGLSKKFLDIANMLMENTTYDEMFPM; translated from the exons tttaattctttaaatttcccTTATCGGTTCACAGCCTCCTCGATTGTGCCCTGTCATCGTGATGATCCCGATTTAGATAATTGCATCATCAAAGCTGTAGACAATATAAGACCTCTATTGGCTCATGGAGATTTAGGCGATGGTTATCATTCTCCACCCTTAGAACCTCTCTATCTAGACAACATAGAATTAGGAAGAGGTGGACAATTTCATGCGGTTTTCAGTGATATGGTGGTGAGAGGTGGcagtaattttattataaataaattaac agCTAATGCTTCAAATCTGGCCTTTGATGTGACATTGACTTTGCCACGAATTGATTTTACCGCTAAATATCTAatgaaacttaatattttactaTTGGATTTGCAGGGGCGTGGCAATGTAAAGGGTTATGCgg aaaacgcTAAAGCTTTAGTTAAAATACGCGGCGTACGAGTACCCCAAGATGGCGTGGAATATGTCCGTTTCACAAAATTGCCTTTGAAAATCAATATTGATGTTTTCAAAATGCATttagataatttatttaatggtGATCGTGTTCTAGGTGAAGTGGGCAATACAATTATTAATGATAATCGTGATTTGTATTTGAATGAAATTATACCCGGTCTGGAGAAGGGGCTGTCGAAAAAGTTCCTTGACATTGCTAATATGTTAATGGAAAATACTACATATGATGAAATGTTTCCCATGTAA